The Molothrus aeneus isolate 106 chromosome 9, BPBGC_Maene_1.0, whole genome shotgun sequence region AATTGTAAATTGCCAAAAGAGTTTGTGCCTAAATGCTTCCCTAGTTTTCCACAGCAGGAGCGTAGCAGAGCAAACATAGGAGAATTCTCTTTTCAtgctgctcagcctgtgctgacTTCTGCAGAAACCTGTGGAAGAAACACTAAAAAGTCGCCAACTGTATTAAAGAAATCAGCACCTGGCTAGAAATTACACTATAGAAAGAAAGATACATCTGGGACAtaaagcagggcagggctgagctcagggattccagtccctgctgtggaggagtggctggggggagctgggacagctggggaggTGCTGATCTTGTTTTTCCACAGATTCCTGTTTTATTGGAGACTTGTGCTCCACCTGGAGTCAGGATAttgcaggcagggagggcaggagcagcagctgcctgctttctctgcagtgctgggtgctgtgtcAGCAGGTCAGCAGGGAAGTGATGGATGGAAAGGGGTAAAGGCAGAGAAAAGTTGGGTGTAAATTGGgtgtaattaataattttatactGTGTATATTCTTTGGAAGTGCTCCAGAAACCCTTTTTGTTTATCAAAACACTTTTTGTTTATCACTTGGCCAACATGGGACTGGCAGAGATGATCTCCAGCTGCTGAAAAGGCAGGTGGTGTTTTAAGCAGCAAAAGGCAGCTCAGGTCTGGTTTTGGATTCCAGTTGGTGTCTTGTCAAAAGACCCTGGCATGTTTAACACCTTCAAACCTGCAACATGCTGGTTTTGTCTGATGTTTTATTCAACCAGTGGGTACTGACTCCACCATGCCTGGCAGATGTTTCGTTGCTAACTTTTGAAACAAGGAGATTTTTTGAGAGTGCATGCTGATGAGTGTCCCAAAATTTACAGGTTCAGCTCCTGTTTTAGTCTGAAAAGTACTCCTGTGTGGAAATCAGCTTTGCAGTTGAGGGGGTTTGTCAGATATCTGTGAGCCCTTAGGAAACAGCCATTGCACCACCCCTCTTTAACTACGGTCTGTGACCTCTGGAAAGTCAATGTCTCCTCTGTGGATTTTCCTCTCAGATGggactgaaaaaaatacaaggcTCCTCTTAATAACCACATCTGGTTTTAAATATTGTTATGTTGAAGGAACTGGTCCTGTTCAGTGTGTGGCTCTTTCCTAACGTGCTTTTTGTGTCTCCACTGCGTGTTTTCCTCTTAGATGGgacaaaaaaaatatacagaTTCCTTACAATACAAGACTCCTCTTACAAAATACAAGACTCTTCTTAATAACAGTAGGACATGGAGGttctggagcaagtccagagaagggcaatggaggtGGGGAAGGGTGTGGAGCAAAAGCCTGATGAGGGGTAGCTGAGGGAGCTCTTGGGAACTccagaaaaggaggctcaggtgAGACCTTACCACCCTCTACAACCACAATCACGGCAGGGTGTAGCCAGGTCAGGCAAtcagagacaggacaagaggacatagTCCCCAGCTGCACCTGGAGAGGTTTGAGTGGACTAGGGAGAAATTTCTTCACGGCAAGGAGTGGTTAGACATTGGAACaggcctgcccagggaggtggggaCATCACCTgaaggtgtttaaggaaagactggacatAGCACTCGGTGCTCTGGTCTGGCTGACGTCGTGGTGTTGGGTCGAACCCGATCATCTCAGAGATCTTCTCCAATCGTTTCtcgttttggttttggttttttgtttgttgggggttttttggtttgttttttttttttttttgccggTCCGAGGCAGCGGAAAGCCCATCCCACCTCAGCGCTGAGGGCGGTGCCGACCACTCCCCCTCAGCGGCGCAGCGATGGCGGCCCTGGCCGGCGTGAGGGGGGCGAGGAGTGGCCCCGCCCCGCCCTCACGGCCCAAAGGCGGGAAAGGCGCCGCGCAGGCGCACGGCGAGGCCGGAGCGATGGCGCCGTGCGTGTGGGAGCGGGGCGTCCCGGCATGGGCTGAGGGGAGCGGGGATGTCTGTGGGGACAGAGATCCTGAGGGGCGAACCCCCGCGCTGGGGGTTACTGGGGTTTCTGGCCGTGGGTGGGGTGTCCTCGGGCAGCGGTGTGGACGTGCAGGGTGTCTGCGCTGGCAGAGGTTTAATGGTGCATTAAACTCCAGGGGTGCTGGCAGGTGAATACAGGGGTTGTTCGTGAACCTGCGCGTGGTTACGAATAGCTGTGGTACAAGTTGTTATCTGCTCGCTTGTGTTCCCCTTTAGCACAGAGGCGTCGAAGCAGCAGGCGCAGCTTATGGAGGTGCTGAAGAAGGAGGTGAGGGCCATGCTGATCGCTGCCAAGGCGGGCTTGACGccggagcagctggaggagcagtaCATGGCCATGGTCTGCAAACCTCTCCCTCTGCGTGACCTGGGCTTCCAGTCCACCCTGGAGCTGGTGACACAAATGCCTGAAGTTGTCCAAATCTGTTCTTCTAAGAATGGTGCTTTAATCCTCAAAGGTGAGGTTTTGTTTCCAAATGGGTGGAGGAGTTGTTTGGAACCTCATACTGGAGTGAAGTGATGTTCAGATGTGCAGAACTGTATGTCACATATTTGTTAATCTGTTTCTCATACAACTCTGgttaattttttgtcttttatatttcttcttatATTTTGATCTGTCTTTTAACACTTTGGTACTCTTCTCTCTTCAAAAAACCATGCTTCTAGTTATTTTTGTACACTTTTTCACTCTGCACTTAGTTTAGAAACTGAGATAATATTTCCTTGTGTGTACACTAGAACTGGTACGTATCACTTTTTCCTGTAAATCCAAGCTACAGCAGGAGCCAAAACCAGGGATGGGGCCTCTTGAGAGAAGCTGTGAAGGTTTCTGTACCTGACCCCATAGGAAGCTTAGCCTGTATCAAATaacctttttaattttctttggggAAGTGTTGTGACAACAAATGGCAGTTACCAGGAGTTGATTGGGAAGGGTGAAATGGTTGGGGGGCTTTTTGAGTGCTACAGTAACACAAGAAAAAGTTGTTTGGAAGCTTGTAAAAGACCTGGGCTGAGGAAGGAGGGACCTGACCAGGAAGACCTTTGGGCAGAGGGTGTTCTGTAGTGAGAGTTTACTGTGattctgctttcccagcaaaACTCTCAGCagcttggtttttgtttgttatcCTGCATCCAAGAATTTgacctgccttcctgcctggtCTGAATTTCTAGGGATAAGGGTGCAAACTGGTTgctggcttttaaaaatagttcagTCCAGTTTGCAAAGGGCAAGGTTGCTGGAAATCAGCCATGGTTTAGTGTGATTGCTTTTGAAGGAGACAAGTGCTTCTGGAAGGGGTGTGGAGAAGAGGAGCTTTGCCAGTGTAGAGCTTTTAACAGTTCATTGTTCTGGTTGtctgtttatttctttctgttgcagCCATTGCAGATGACTCCACCAAAGGGATTGCCAGACTGGTTGCCAACCAGAAAGTAAAGTCACGCAAGGCATCAAAGAAAACTGCTGCGAAGGCAAATTCTACTTTTCCCACTAAAAACTCTAAGAATCCACAGAGTTTCCATACTCTGAGTGCTGGGActcctgtcctgccagcagtggtgaaggctgagctgcaggacctGCTGAGCTCCTCACCACTTCTGCTGGCAGACTTGGACAAGGCTTTCCTCAGACGCTTTGGCCGGGCGTTCCAGTACAGGCAGTACGGATTTTTGTCCATGTTTGAAGTCCTCAGGAGCATGTCTGATTCCATTGCTGTTGAGCAAACAAAGGCAGGTTCCTTGCTGGTCCTGAGGAAGTACTTGGCAAGCAAGATAGAACAGCAAGAGGTACCTCAAAGTGAGGCTGAGGAAGAAGAGATGCCTCaaagtgaagctgaggaggaagaggggccTCGAGGTGAGGCTCAGGAAGAAAAGGTGCCTCAAGATGAGGCTCAGAAAGAGGAGGTGCTGCAAGGTGAGGTGGTATGTTTAAATGAAAGCACCTAGCTCTTCCAAGCTCTGTGGCCAAGCAGCTGCCTTTCAAGTTTCTGTTGCTGCATTTCCAGTTGCTGCAGAAGTCCTGATTCCCCTTGGCTTTGGCACAGAAGGGCTGTTGAGTGCTACAGGGCAGTTGTCCTGGTAGCAGAGAATTTCCAGGAAGGTTTTTGGCCCTGTTTTGTGGTGTGAGGTGAAAGGAGGGCTGATTAGCCCATTCAGAGTATGGACTTGCTGAATGTGTGTGTAGGACTGGAATTTCTAGTCATTCCAGTGATAGGTGAAAAAGGGTCTTCTCAatgtctgctctgcaggctggtaAAGCTTTTGCCATACACTTTTTGAGACTGAAGATTTGGCACTGGCCTGAAAGGCATGGCTACAGTGTTCCACAAAAGAGACAGCACTGCAGATACCCTCATCATTCCCATAAAACCTATGGGAGAGGGTGGATAATCACATACAGTTCCTCCCAAATTCAcagcttttccagggaaaatacattttaacatTATTCTAGCAATGGATTTTAACCTTCAGCTTGCTTACAAGAGCAAGTgattcttgttttgttttaacttGCTGACAGTGAATCCTCATTAATGTGTTCACTGTGAATGCTGCAAGTATTGAGTAAAACAACACTAATGCTTTCAGACTTccatttttttatgttttccatttctgcttaATATGCAACACTGTATCAGCCCAACAAAGAATAACAGCCAAATTATTGTCTttgcagcagcatctgcagctgAGGTGCCTTCTTTGGAACCCACCTGTAAGACAAAGAGCTGCtaccaggcagcagctctgatggATTCAGAGCCAGTGCAAACACAAGCAGTAGATTCGGGTGATCACCTCAAACAGGTAAGTGGCTGGACAAATGATCTGTAGATTTTTCATGTCTGTTTCAAGGGGTGATACTCTTTTTACTATCTTTGTTTCTGTTGAGTTTGCAATGTTGAGGCACCACTGCTTCCAGACATTTGTTTTAGATGTCTCTGGAGGCAGCTAGACTCACAGTTACCTGGTGGATAGCTTTATGTGCCATCCAAAGTCAGTCTTTTTCTGGTCTCCTTCTGATCTTGAGGCCTATCAGATCATCCAGGCCAGTTAAGTGTTATCTTTCTCACTTACAAGAGTGGTGATACCTTTTGATATAGTTACTTGTAACTGGACTTTGATAACTTCGTTGTGAGACCAGTTGTGTGAAATTTCCCCTGCTGCTCTTGCCAGGGCTTCAGTGTCAGCCAGTTTGACAGAGCTGGGGAGTGTTCCTCAGTGACTTTGATTCCTGCAGTCTCAAGTCTGCTATTTGGTAGGAAATGatcattattttgttttgtttagcaGTGTGGGTTTAGAAGGGGCTGGAAAATAGCGGTGCAGAGGCTTTGAACTGCCAAATCTTTTTGGAAGAATTTATTTGttcctcctttatttttttttcttttgagtacCTTTAGGCCTtctttttctcaggaaaatccTCCTGCTTAGAGTTGTTTCCTCTGCCAAGCTTGTCTTGTGGCTATACCCAGCTGTACAATTGGAGCTCAGAGGTAGGGAAAGAATCCCAAGGGTTCTTCCTGACTTCGGTGTTTTGTGTTCTAATGAGCTTGGAAGCCTGCAGCTAGGAGTTGGACTTTGTGTAGCACTTGAGAGATTTTTGGCAGTCTGTTCTGATCCTTTAAAGAGATTTTAGTTTGGTGTGATGAGGTCCACAAGGAATTTCCCTGGGTCAAACCACAAGTCTGATTGTGTGAAGGCAATGAAAGAGAGGGTATGGTCTAGGTAGCCCCAGATTTTTGTTCCTAGGTATTGCAGACCATTTAATGATCCTGGCAAGACAAGATTTGCAAGATGTTTGTACAACTCCTGTTTGTTATGAAACACCAGGTGTgctgtgttgtttttaaaaagctctAAAGAGGAGGAAAGCAGTTTAGAATGTGTTTGTTTGAGTGTGTAGTGGACATTTGTTCATCAGAATGCTGCAAGGTAGAGGGGAACGATGCAGCctgatccctgccctgctgccaggtaTCCTGGAAGTGTTTTCAGGGTCAGATGGGGCACAAGGGCTGAGTCCATCTGCTCAGTTCCAAGAAGGATAAAgaagacagagctgctgctctcaggagctttTTCTTGCTGCCCTGACAGAAGGAGAAGTGTCACTCACACCACTCTTGGCAGCTGCCAGTCCAGCTTGGAACAAGGAGTCAGCCTCTCTTGCAAGTCATGCCTCTTACAAAGCCTGATTTTACATTGTGTACACTTGCTTTATCTCTTTATAGCTTTGTTGCATTTTGTGAGCTTCTTTTCAAGTGCACATCCCCTAAGTCTTTCAAATAAATGTCTGTTGTCACTAACAATATGTGAGCAAGCATATAAAGCTCATGTGTGCCCTTAACAACCTGACCTGAAGAGCTTTATCAGAGCAAAATTGGCACTTAAAAATGCCACCATTTACAGGGACTACATAGAGGAAATCTGTGAAATTTGTAAGGGGTTTTTagaggtgatgctgctgctcaggcagaATTCCCTCAGTTGCTCTGAGACTCAAAAATGTTAACTCACTGTTTAACTCAAAGGTTTTAGTCAAAATTTCTAGCTCCAAAAAAATGGAGGGCTTTACTCAGTCTGCAGAAGGAGAgaccagggaagtggtcacagcaccaagccagaactcaagaaacatttggaaaatCCTCTGAGGCAcatggtgggattcttggggtgGTCCTTTGCAGCTCTAGGAGCTGGACTTTGATGATTCTTGTGGGTGCCTTctaactcagaatattctatgattaTATCATCTGCATCTCTACAAAGTGATTAAGAGAGCCACTATTGCAAAACCCCATTGTTTGCAGATGAATTTAGAAATAAGCAACAAGGAGTGTGCTGGAATATGAATTACCCGCACTTTGCCTGATGTTTGATGCAGTGATAATTTGTACTGTGCTCACAATAAGTAAAATTGAAGTGGTTTTGACTTTAATCATTGGAGAAGTGCTGTCTGCTGGCACAAAGGAAAGCTCTTGAGGCAGTGAAAGTAGTTGATGTTGGATTGAGGCTCCCATCTATACTACTTCAAGCGAAATAATGTTTTCAGCAGTTAGaataatgaaaaattgaaaGCTGTTTGAACAGTTCACTTGTACAGATGTGTCTAAAgtgagaaaagaacagaaattgtAGATTTTGACTGATTTTGTCTTTGGGAAGTAGCTCTAGTGTGAAAGTGGGATGCATTCATGTCTTCTGTCACTTGGGAATTGTTTTCAGATAGTTTTGCTGGTTCAACCATGTACTTTTTCATGGTCATGGAATATAGAAATAATGCCTTTTCAGTAAAATCCAGCAAAAAGGTGGGTTGGGTTTgaggtttgattttgttttgctttttaggCAGTAGTCATTCACTACTTTTGTCTAAATATGTGTTCTGACTTCAATTCCTCTCCTTTATTCCTTGCAGGAGTATGAGCAAGGTATTTTTGTTGCACAGGGAAATTTTTCATCCAAGTTTGCCCaatttgttgtgattttctGCTACTCAGTAATTCACAAGTCCCCAGGAAAGCagaactattttttaaattaatgggAAGGCCAATTATGTGTGTTCAGTGCATGATGAGACAtctgagtgccacctccccTTATCCCCTTGTAGCATCAAGGTCTTGAGCAGTTTCCACCGACTCCAGAAATCCCTCCAGATGCTGTTCAGGACAGAAGCCTTTGCAGTTTGCCTCCTCTGAGGAGAAGGTGCTTGGTGGGAGTCATTGTGGAATTCGTCGTCTCTCCCAGCCAGTTCTACATCCACGTCTGCAGCACAGAAGCATCCTATAAACTGCAGGATCTGATGTTTGAGATGAGGTGGGAGCATGCTATGGCAGTGTtggtgctgagggagcagggcacCCAGCATTGCTGATGGTCTCTGCTGGCTTCCTGGCTTGGTACAGAGATGCTGGTGCTGTACCCAAAATGTGCATCCTTTTAAGCAGCAAGCACTAAGTGTGgtcaccagcagctgctgtggtttGTCTGTGTCCCAGCAGTTCTGAACTTTGTAAGCCTGGAAGGGTTATGGAAAGGAACTTGGAGGGTTCCTGCCTTGTCTGTGCAGCTGTTGTTAATATGCTCAGTTAAGGCTTTTACTTCCACCTCCAACACTGCACCTGGGCCAGTACTGCAGAACCTGGTTCATGAGAAATGCTGATATGTCAAGGTAATGGTAAAAAAGTAATGATTAGGATGGCTCTGTTTAGCCTCTGATTAATCCCCATTAATTAACTTTTTGTTGGACCCCAAGAGTATCATTCAAATGTTGAAATTTTGGGGTTACAATTTGAttcttatttcagttttaagtGTGGCAGAACAGAGATATATAAAGGGTCTGTTAAAACAACTCCTGAAAATTCATATCATGGGGGCTTTAAAAAGTCAGGATTCTTTTGATGCCCCATATATTTCTCCTTGTCCATCTCCTGCATCCTCCTAAGGCTGGTTTCTCACTGTCATCTTTTACAGACACGTTTACTCACATAAAGTTGCTTCTGATAAATACATCATGCCTGAGTCTGCAGTGaggcctgggcagctctgctgtgtcatGGTCTCCAAGTGGTGGTACCGTGTCATCATCCACCGTGTCATCAATGACCAGGAGGTAGAGGTGTTCTGTGCAGACTATGGACACCTCCAGATTGTCCAGAAGTCTTGGCTGAGATTCCTCAAGTAAGTGAATTGCACATGGGCAGCAGAattgcagagcagctgaggttgGATTAGGTTTCTGGAGGTCATCCTGTCCAAGCTCCCTAGAACAGGCTGCCTAGGACCATGCTGAGATGGTTTTCCAATGTTTCCAAGGATGACAATTCCAtgacctctctgggcaacccattccagtgcttggtcactCTCCTGGTAAAAATGACACTTTCCAGCTGGTCCACACTGGGCTGATACTTGGTGTTCTTCCCCAAGTGCAGAACTTGGTTGAACTTTGTGAGGTTCCTGTCTGTACATTTCTTTATCCTGGATGGCAACCTGACCCTCTAGGGCATCAGCCACTCCTGCCAGTTTTGTGTCATCAGCAGACTGAGGGTAGACTCTCCCCTATCCCCCAGGTTGATAATGAAGACATAGAGCAATACTGGGCCCAGCACTGGCCCCTGGGGTACACTGCTAAATCCTTTCCTGTCATTCTTCAGTCTGTCCTCTTGCTGCTGTCTGTCACCTCAGAGCAAGCTCCCTAATGCTCCTTCCTGGGTTGCATGAATGGATACAAACATTCTCCTGAAGGCACATCCCCCAGGTAGCAATGTCAGAGGTCCATTTTCTCTGCACTTCAGCACATTTTCCATATTTGTGTCTTCCCCCTCGTTTGCCTCTCCTCATGCCTGGCTGTTGGCATTCTTTGGTTCAAAATTAATGGTTCTCTATCTGTAACTTTGTCTCCACAAGGGGTTTTGATGGGAACGTGCTTGGGCCAGGGAATGAATAAGGGACCATTTGTTATTGCTGGTTTTGCTGTGCCAATTCTCTGGATATGGAGTGTTTTCTAAAGTTGCTGTTGGGTTTGTCATGAGAGCACAATCCAATGTATGCTTCTGCATTCCTAAACTGGTAGTAAAACCAGAAGAGGAGGAAGTTCTGCTCTTCTGCTGCTTGAtccctgcttttgctgtaatggttttgctttgtattttagGTGGCACTACTTGaagctccctgctcaggccaTCCCGTGTTCCTTGGCATGGGTAAAACCTGTGGAGGTGGGTGTCCATGTGCAGTTTTGTTTATTGACATATGTAGAGGAGTTATCAAGTAGAGGTTGCCTATTTCTCCTGCCAAGGGCAAACATTTGGATGAAGTCAGGTCCTGTTGATATTTACAGCAGAATTAGTGCTGTTATGTTCAGCAGAGTGTGCTGGATGAGTGTCTGCTTTACAGgcaatcaccctttctgtgctttccttgccATCAGAGCATTCTTGCTTATATTCCTGCAGAAACAGATGGCTACTGTgaagcagcacagccaacattttcctctccctgccagtAGTTCCCCAAGGTCCTTCTGAAGCCTTGGTAGCTCCAAACCTCTGTTTTAAAAACTTACTCTGTAACAGAGCTTTAAGTGAGTTGGTTAGATGCACAGCCAGAGTTATAGAGGTCATAAGAAAGTTTCTCTGTGATGGGAAACTTCTTGGTGAAGAAGCCTTAGAAGTACAATCTCTGAAGGAAAGCATGTGAGCAGAGTTGCTGCCTGTGTGTTTTTAAAGATGTTgcttttaaacagttttttcccctGGGTTTTGAGGGTTAATCACAGTTTTCCTTGTGGTGAGGCTTAGCAGCACCTTCCTAAATTTTGATACTTTTAATGTTTGTAAAGTCTTGTGATTccaggaattaaaaaagaatacCCAACAAACAACTGCATTTTAGGTAATTGGGATAAAATCACTGGTGAATGCCATGGAACTATGTTTGGAAGTAGGTATTTAGGGTGAAAAGGCATTCCCAGTGTAATGAGAATTGCAGGCAGCAATTTTGGGGTACTTTGGTTTAGTTTCATGCTGGGAAGCTTGTCTGCCTGACTTTCCTGTATTTGTCACTAGCCTGGCCTAGCTCAGTTGGCTTTTGACAAGTGCCCACCACAAGGAAAAGTCTCAAGTGTTGGATTTTGGTCTGTTTATGGTTACTTCACATTGTTTCCTCTTCAGGGTACATGGTCCAGTGCAGCAATTCTCCTGTTCAAGCATCTCTGTCGCTTCAAGGAGCTTGTGGGCATCGTGGATGAATACGTGGATGGTGTTCTGTACCTCTTCCTGTGTGACACATCCACCAAGGAGGATGTCTACTTCCACTCTGTCCTCAGGGATATGGGATATGCTGATGTCTGTGGGGAGAACATCCCTTCCCAGGTGAGGGAGGAggccagtgctgctgaaaggaaggggaagggaaggatcccTGCTTGGGTGCATGGGAAGATTCTTAATGGGAAGATTCTTACCTTGAAGCAAGTGGTTTTGTGAAGAGCAAAACTGGTATTCCCTGCTTTCCTGTAGCTTTTCATTATGTGACTGCATCCCAGAGTGTCTAACTCTGTTGAGAGCTTGCTTTTTGGTTAAGGTAGAGTCTGATGGTACAGCAGAGATGTTCTGTTTAGGAGAACAAACTGTTTTCAGCCTGTCTTCTAGCAATGGATCAAAAGTTGATATGGAAATTGTTTTGGTTTACAAACTGTCATATTTTGCCAGTGAAATGTACAGTGCTGGATGGCATAACCATGGTAATTGCCTATTGTCACACCTGTTGTAAGCCAGGATCATTTGTGCTTTAGGCTTACCTGTGGCATTGTTTGCATGTCTCAGCTCACTTCCAGTAAGAACTGTGTGGATTATGCAAACCCTTTGAAAGGTACTGccataattttatatttcagcAGAAAGCTGAGTATTACAGCCTGGAGTGCTTCTATCTGTTGTTGCAGAATGCATGTTCTGGCAGGATTAGATCCTGTGATGGTATTTTTGTATGGGTGGGCCAAATTTTGGGGGAGAGGGGCTTTGCTGAGAAATTTTGCTGCTAGCAAAAGTGGAGTTGGTTTTCTTGATAAGGCCATTTCTGCAAGAATTTGGAGCTAACTCTTGGGTGTTGTGCACCTTCACCCATTTGCTGACCTGTTAGAGATTTGCTGCATCCTTTTATTCTTTGTGGTAATTACAATGTAGAGTTTTTTACTGTTCTGgtgtggtttttatttgttctaGGAATTTGAGGAACTGAATCCTTCAGCCTTGTATGTTCAGCCCAGTGGAAAGCAGGGGAATGCTGAAGTGGTGGAGCCAGACCTTCGCTTGCAGCAGGAATCTCAAGATGCAGGCCGTGAAACAGCAACCTTGAAGCTGAATGGGGCTGAACTGTGACCAGGTGAGAGTTTGGCACAGCTGTCATTCCATGAAATCAGCTCCAGGGCTCAGCAGATGTGTCTTGTTTTAGTCCCCTGGAAGTTTTCTGTGGAGTTGGTTTTCTGCTTCTataaaaagcaagcagaaacaTAAGATGAAAACTGTTATTTATGTGGACCATAAATACCTTTCTAGCTGCCTGTCCTCTGATCCCTTTGCAGACTTCAGGAGTC contains the following coding sequences:
- the TDRD5 gene encoding tudor domain-containing protein 5, which translates into the protein MAALAGVRGARSGPAPPSRPKGGKGAAQAHGEAGAMAPTEASKQQAQLMEVLKKEVRAMLIAAKAGLTPEQLEEQYMAMVCKPLPLRDLGFQSTLELVTQMPEVVQICSSKNGALILKAIADDSTKGIARLVANQKVKSRKASKKTAAKANSTFPTKNSKNPQSFHTLSAGTPVLPAVVKAELQDLLSSSPLLLADLDKAFLRRFGRAFQYRQYGFLSMFEVLRSMSDSIAVEQTKAGSLLVLRKYLASKIEQQEVPQSEAEEEEMPQTSAAEVPSLEPTCKTKSCYQAAALMDSEPVQTQAVDSGDHLKQHQGLEQFPPTPEIPPDAVQDRSLCSLPPLRRRCLVGVIVEFVVSPSQFYIHVCSTEASYKLQDLMFEMRHVYSHKVASDKYIMPESAVRPGQLCCVMVSKWWYRVIIHRVINDQEVEVFCADYGHLQIVQKSWLRFLKWHYLKLPAQAIPCSLAWVKPVEGTWSSAAILLFKHLCRFKELVGIVDEYVDGVLYLFLCDTSTKEDVYFHSVLRDMGYADVCGENIPSQEFEELNPSALYVQPSGKQGNAEVVEPDLRLQQESQDAGRETATLKLNGAEL